A genomic segment from Chitinophagaceae bacterium encodes:
- the trmD gene encoding tRNA (guanosine(37)-N1)-methyltransferase TrmD, with product MQIDIITVVPGLLDGPFSHSILKRATEKELLNINIINLRNYTSYARAQVDDYPFGGGAGMVLMAEPLVNAIEALQQKTQYDEIIFLTPDGEIFNQQMANSLSLKKNLLLICGHYKGIDHRVRDHFITKEISIGNYVLSGGELAAAVLTDAIVRLIPGVLNDESSALSDSFQDNLLAPPVYTRPEVFRNWKVPEVLLSGNHKLIDEWRHNQSMQRTQNLRPDLLDKL from the coding sequence ATGCAGATAGATATTATAACCGTTGTACCAGGACTATTGGATGGACCTTTTTCTCATTCCATACTTAAAAGGGCTACCGAAAAGGAATTATTAAACATTAATATTATCAACCTTCGAAATTATACGAGCTATGCCCGTGCACAGGTAGATGATTACCCCTTTGGCGGCGGCGCTGGCATGGTGCTTATGGCCGAGCCATTAGTAAATGCCATTGAGGCACTGCAACAAAAAACCCAATATGATGAAATAATTTTTCTTACCCCAGATGGAGAGATTTTTAACCAGCAAATGGCAAATAGCTTATCGCTCAAAAAAAATTTATTGCTCATTTGTGGCCACTATAAAGGTATAGACCATCGTGTGCGGGATCATTTTATAACCAAAGAAATTTCTATTGGCAACTATGTATTAAGTGGCGGTGAGCTAGCTGCTGCCGTACTAACGGATGCTATCGTAAGGCTAATTCCGGGTGTGTTGAACGACGAAAGTTCTGCATTAAGCGATTCCTTCCAGGATAATTTACTGGCACCGCCAGTTTATACAAGGCCAGAAGTTTTCAGGAACTGGAAAGTACCAGAAGTGTTGCTAAGCGGCAACCATAAACTTATAGATGAATGGAGGCACAATCAATCCATGCAACGTACCCAAAATTTAAGGCCCGATCTTTTAGATAAGCTTTAA
- the ade gene encoding adenine deaminase has translation MSSGNIKGNIVNIFNKTIKYGNVSFANGKILQIGITGPLQPNEPYILPGFIDSHVHVESSMLVPSEFAKLAVLHGTTGTISDPHEIANVCGMDGVKFMIENGKTVPFKFHFGAPSCVPATVFETAGAKLDASDVKILLDMPEINYLSEMMNFPGVLFGDEEVMKKIDMAKERNKPVDGHAPGLRGENAKKYIEAGISTDHECFTAEEALDKLQYGMKILIREGSAAKNFEALIPLVQDHYENMMFCSDDKHPDSLELGHINQLCARAVAKGIDVFKVLQVACINPVLHYNMRCGLLRQGDSADFIVVNSLIDFKVLQTYIDGNKVAENGNSLIKTFAPPVINQFNCSPKTTSDIAINETGQTEIAVIVALDGQLITEKLMLKPLIENGKLVSDVQNDILKIVVINRYNEAPAAVAFIKNTGIKLGALASTVAHDSHNIVAAGVDDESICKAINLVIQHKGGVSAVYNNTNLVLPLPVAGLMSNEDGYKVAADYTAIDKFTKEVLGSTLTAPFMTLSFMALLVIPHLKLSDKGLFDGDKFEFIQ, from the coding sequence ATGTCCAGCGGTAACATAAAAGGCAACATTGTTAACATTTTTAATAAAACAATTAAGTACGGCAACGTTTCATTTGCCAATGGAAAAATCCTACAAATAGGCATTACCGGCCCGTTACAACCCAATGAGCCTTATATATTACCGGGATTTATTGACAGCCATGTGCATGTGGAAAGCAGTATGTTGGTTCCTTCGGAATTTGCAAAACTTGCAGTACTGCATGGTACCACCGGCACCATTAGCGATCCGCATGAAATTGCCAACGTATGCGGTATGGATGGCGTAAAATTTATGATTGAAAACGGCAAAACCGTTCCCTTTAAATTTCATTTTGGGGCGCCAAGCTGTGTACCTGCAACCGTTTTTGAAACTGCCGGGGCAAAACTCGATGCAAGTGATGTGAAAATACTTTTAGACATGCCGGAAATAAATTACCTCAGCGAAATGATGAATTTTCCAGGGGTATTATTTGGAGATGAGGAAGTGATGAAAAAAATTGATATGGCCAAAGAAAGAAATAAACCTGTTGATGGCCATGCCCCAGGGTTAAGGGGAGAAAATGCCAAAAAATATATTGAAGCAGGCATAAGTACCGACCATGAATGTTTTACTGCTGAAGAAGCATTGGATAAATTGCAGTATGGCATGAAAATATTAATAAGGGAAGGCAGCGCTGCAAAAAATTTTGAAGCGCTCATACCTTTGGTGCAGGATCACTATGAAAACATGATGTTTTGCAGCGACGATAAACACCCAGATAGCCTGGAGCTTGGCCATATTAACCAATTATGTGCCCGTGCAGTTGCGAAAGGTATAGATGTATTTAAAGTATTGCAAGTTGCATGCATCAATCCTGTATTACATTACAATATGCGATGCGGATTATTGAGACAAGGCGATAGCGCAGATTTTATTGTAGTAAACAGCCTCATTGATTTTAAAGTATTGCAAACTTATATTGATGGTAATAAAGTTGCAGAAAACGGAAATTCATTAATAAAAACTTTTGCACCACCTGTAATTAACCAGTTTAACTGTAGCCCAAAAACAACAAGCGATATTGCCATAAATGAAACCGGCCAAACCGAAATTGCGGTAATTGTTGCATTAGATGGCCAATTAATTACTGAAAAATTAATGCTAAAACCACTTATTGAAAACGGTAAATTAGTAAGCGATGTACAAAACGATATTTTAAAAATAGTAGTAATCAACCGCTATAATGAAGCCCCGGCAGCTGTGGCTTTTATTAAAAATACCGGCATAAAACTTGGCGCTTTGGCTTCAACGGTTGCACACGACAGCCATAATATTGTTGCAGCGGGTGTTGACGACGAAAGTATTTGCAAAGCCATTAACCTGGTAATACAGCATAAAGGTGGCGTAAGCGCCGTATACAATAATACAAATCTTGTATTGCCATTGCCTGTTGCCGGGCTTATGAGTAATGAAGATGGCTATAAGGTTGCGGCTGATTATACAGCCATAGATAAATTTACAAAAGAAGTTTTAGGCAGCACTCTTACCGCACCGTTTATGACGCTTTCCTTTATGGCATTATTAGTAATTCCACATTTAAAATTAAGTGACAAAGGTTTATTTGATGGCGACAAGTTTGAATTTATACAATAG